TATGTTCGGCCTTCAAAGGTTTACGACCCGATCGTCTACAGCGAGAGCAGTTGCGTAGCAAACTTTACTTTTTCATGTACGTTAGTATTAAATGAAAGGAGTTAAAGCCTTATGTTGTTAATACATTCACTCATGGGACATAAGTAGAGACGATTAAGTTTATAGTTCTTCCGAGGATTCCCTTAGCTGTACTGCTTAGAATCCCATCGCCAACACTTAATTCAGTGTTCACAGATGCGCCTTAGTCAATGCTAGTTGTTCCTCTCAGCGTTTGCCAACAACAACTGGCCACAAGTATTAAGGCTTGCTTGCTTTCCAGATATCCTACTTTCCGAAAGCATACTGCAATTGGATAGCAGTGTTACAAAGCCCCTAGCAAGCATCCCAATCTTCACATCCAGCTTGGATCAATCTGCAAATAAATTCAGTCGACCAGCACACAGTAATCGATCTTGCTCGGTATGAAGTCAAAGCGAGAAAAAATGTTAGGGTACTCATTGTTCACAGATCTCTACCAAGCAGCCGAAGCCTAATTACAGCCGGTACTGAAGGCACCCTACCAACAATGTCAACTGCATTCTAAGCAAGTGTTGATGTTTTACAAGTGTTGATGTTTTACAAAGATTTTACATAGGCAAAGCCAAACCATTAGAAAGCGTGCATAACGTTTGCCAATGGCCCAGAGACGATTCGACCAATCCTGATTAAGCTTTCCTGTTAGTACTCGCTAGTCGATGTCGACTCTTTGTGGTCCAGTGACCCTTGTATCAGTCAAACAAGggaaatggaagctgtttatgtaGACCTACCTTTACAATAGACACGCAAATTATGCTATCCAACCCAAGAGAATTATAAGGCCTCAAAGAATTAATAGCCTAGACATGCTTTTTAGCTTTCAATGGGATGACTAGCAGTCCTCTATGGGCAGCAAACACTGGTAATGAGGGAACAAACCACTGTTCAAACGAGATATCGCGAAAATTAATATCCAGCGGTAGTTTTAGGATTCCTCACCGCCCATTTCCCAGCTATCATTTACACTTCTCAAGTAGCGAAGTTACCAAAGGCAGCAGAATTCTTTGAGAGAATTTCCGTCAATCACGCGAACTTATCGCGCTCTTCCACACCTTCGCAAAAGATTTCGCATTAGAGAGTAAACTTGTCAGACAAAGCATAAATGGCAGCTGCAGACAACTTCGAACCTGTAAAAGGTGCGACTGGCAGCAATTCTTTCAAATCAATTCTTAAATGTGATTTTACTTGAACGCAGTTCATCGAAGTAGAAAAATGAGTATTCCGAAAGAACATTCCAGTTCGATATCAGGAGCAACATCTCTCCCAAGACAAGGGTCAAGTCTAAATCCTCAACCCTTTTTACATATAAATAAACCTCAATTAAAAATCAAAGCAAATAGTGGGTCACCTCTTACTTTTGAATCCTAGTTACCCTCTCCTCAATAAGCAGTGATCTTGCAGATGACAGTCAGCGGCTGTCTCGATATATCgtatccaaaaatatcgggagaggtgtcaaaagacgcgtactgGCTTCGACAACAGTAATCCGAAAGAAAAAATtgtatctgtccggagatatttgcagttgaagttggcaatttccatgtggttgttataatgttgttgtgcactgaaaaaaatgttatttacaaagggattttgcacggttTTAATTTTGCTCCCACGCCTTttgtggaccggccagggtaattttttataagcgcggccgaaaccGCCATCGCAGAAGTGTTCTGcccaaaatactatggatcccatcccCGGTTTCGTAGTGACCCGGGGTCGtttttcggattattaatactgatgtcaagacgcgtcatttgacacctctcccgatattttggGACGCGGACGCGGAAGGCCAGCCTTGTAGGTTAAATTAAATACCGGGATCTAGGATAGGTGTTATGATTTTATTATACAAGCTTTGCAAACTCCCAATACTTAAAGTATTTACTGATACTACTGAAAACCCCTCCCTACAAAGCCAATTACTTCCCAGTATTTTTAAGTGAATTTAttgaagaaaaaattattatcaGCACACTCGACAACCTTGCGAGCCCATTAATTTCATAGCGAActgaaaaaatttgtcaaaaaaggaaaataattgaAACTTCAAAAGAATATTAAGCCATTTCACAAACCCGCTCCATATCCTCGGTGTTCatatatccaaaaataaaaatgcgTCGCATATACTCCACGAACATAATCAAACATGAACACACACAAACTGAAAAAGATGACGAACATAAACGATCGAAATGTCCGCCAATTACGATTGAACGTCCCACCGAATTTCCGCAAATTGTGATAACATCAGACGCCCTGGAAAGTAGCAAGTACTACATCGAAACAGCGCAAAAATGGCTTATTCTACCCGGAAAGAATGGACGACAACACAAATTCCCATTGCAGACGATATTACCCAAAGTGCAGATGATGAGAACCGTGCCGAAGCGACATTTACCGCGCGATGTGGAAGTCGATCGACGACGTAGACAATATAGTAAACTGAATTTGTTGCAAATGCTACAAGATGCAGGTGTCACGAATGAAGATCTCATGCCCACCGAAGAACTATATTATGCGCTCTCCGAAAATGCGTTCAAACATTTCTTGCCGGTGAGTTTTTTCGATGATACAGATTTTAACACACATTCGCCCGAGGCATGGTTGGCATTGGGAAGAGTGGAAGATGGATGTTATCCGTTGCCGGCAAAGGTTTTTCTACCTAACGGGCAGAGTCTGTTCAACTATACATGGCAATATGCGGCAGTGAGCGCTTacaacaaacaaacacacaaatggACTGTACTTGGGCTAAATGAAGAAAATTATTTCGAAGTGCCAAGCGTGCAAATAATGTTTCTCGCCGATAATCCGAAAGTGTTTGCGCAACGGTTGAAGAAAGCAGTAAGCGATCGAAATAAAGCAGAACGGATTTTAAAAATGGAATCAATTGTAGATTGTGTGCTACTGCAGGACTTAGAAGATGATCGCTTTATGCCGAACAAACGTATCGATCAGCTGATGGAGAAAGTGATCGGTAAGGCGAGCGAAAGTTTTCAGCGTCAAATGCGCACTGAGGTGTGTCTTGTATTCGAGCATTTAATGGCATGCTATGAGTTTGAGAAGTTCGTGAAGTTGATGCCTAAAGAGTTTCCCATATTTGGAGATGGTCTGATAGCTGACTCGCTGCCGCGTGCATTCAAATCAGTAGAAAATATAGTTGAAGCGAAGAGCGTAAAGACTTTTCAACTTAATATCAAATATTTGCGTTACCTCATATTGCGTTCGACGATATTCTACAACGGCGCTGGTATCGAAGCTATGTCCAATGTCTCAAGTCAATGTCAATATATCGAAACGTTATGTCTATTTCTGACAGGATTTGTTAAACCGGTAGCACTTGGTGATTTCTTGCAATCCCAACAATCGAATAGCAATAATGTTGCCacttatttgaaaaatttctggccACAGAAGATATCAGCGGGTATAACTTTAGTTTTACGCGTGCTCGGTAAAGGTTGGCTTGATATCTCGCTAGATAAATGGTCCGTGTATCAGATGTGTAAGATATCACGCTTTATATTGCAAGTGAAATTTCGCATGCAAGAATCAATGCAAGTTCTTTTGGAGAAATCGATTGAAAACTTTAGCACATACCTAGTAGAACCCTGTCGTCAATTTTTAGAACTACCGCCCGACTACAAATGGACTAGTAATTATATTGAAACAGAATTTCCATATACCAAACCGATTTTTTATCTCGTAATTGGTGTATCCGATGCACGTAAGGTCGTCTATACTACGACTCCAGAAGACTTTGCACCGCAAATAACAGAAGTATTTAAAAAAGCTTTGGAAAAAACAAGCGGCGTGCGTTGCATTGAAGCTGAGACTTTGTTGAATTTGAAATTCGCGCCAAATCTTTTTATCGAGACTGTAGAATTAATCGAAGATTTATTTATCACTCGCAACGATTTGATTTATCGTTGTTATACCCAAGCCACATTGCCGCTTAATTCATATGCTTCACACTATGAACGTTTTATCGATTTCTATTTGTTAAATGCTTACGATTTTATGCGCCGTTATGAGTCAGTGAAGCATTCATCGTCGGAGGTTAAAAATGACATTTTAGAGCATAAACGTCAAAAACAAGAGCTCCGCGATATTTTGCCAGCCTACATCACAATTGGACCATTTCAAATAAATGTGGATTCTATGAAACAGCTGATGATTAAGAAACATATCGAAATCATTAAAAAGCTGTTCGAATATTATGTACAACGTATGTGGGATATAAATGAAGCTCTACTCGATCGTTGTGTGCAAACACATCAAAAAATATCAGATCGTCCTCAAAGTATTGAACACCTCTATGAGATACGTGACTTTGCCGCTACTGTGCCCGATGTGGTTGATCAGTTGCGCGCCGATATACAGATAATGTGGTTGGAATATGAGATGTTGGACAGTTTCTTTTACAATCTGAGCGATACTCAATTTTCTATGAAATGGCAAGTTTATGCTTGGCCTCACAATATAATGCAACGATTGAGCACTTTACGTGAAGAACAAAAGAATGATATCGAAGAATTTCGTCGCACACATTCGAGTGAGTGCATCGGTTTTGAAGAGCGCTTGGAGTCGTTGAATGAGGAAATACAGGCATTCTCATTGATTTTTGATCCGAATAAAGTGACCGAGACGGCTGTGGAGGTGAGTATTACAGAGGACTTAAACTTATATCCCTCGAGGTACTTTTGAGTTAAACACAttaagggccgttttcaccatcttcagttaCCGATAACTGACTTTTTATTTGCCAGAAATCGTTTAGTGATGTGTCAAATGAAGTGCCAGTTAGCGTTAACTGGATATGGTCAAAGCGATGCTTAGGTCATTATGCAGTGAATCCCTTAAACCGCCTTCGCCTTTGAGACATACATACGTTCATTGTATGGTTTAGGCACCGTCGTATCACACGCATGCCAAATGTTTAATATTATCTgcttaaagtcaaattaaaataaaacgctCTATCCAGAGCTTCCGTATTCACATAGCTTGAACGTATAGTTTAGGTGTGTCTTGCCGCGGGTAGTTCGTGCAGCGTAAAGTGCAGTGAAAAATTGGAATATGATATAGTTAAGTATGAGCGTTTATTATAAGTTTGCGACAAAACAGAGTCATATCTTGCGTAAACTTTGGCGAATTTGAACCGCAATCTCTTTAATAAAGCGAATTCAGTCTAAGGTGGTTGCATCCTGTCAGCCAAGTGCTCAATCTTGCGATTTacctggcaaaatttggtacagcAGGATGTCAATTAAATTAACCCGgttattttcttttgatttgacattgTTTCGTATGGTGAATTTGGCTGTGCTATCATTTTGTTTAGATTCGCCTCTCTTCTGTCTAATACATCTATCCATATATGGACTCATTGTGAGGTGTTCAAACTTACAAAGAAATCAAGATCCAGCGAAGAAACGGTAGTCTAAAGTGAGACTTGGCATTTCCGAGACATACCCTGTCCGATCCTATCAGGTCTACTATGGTGAGAACTCACAGCTTTACATGCATACCTAGTTGTTTCATCTAGCAAATGTACTTTAATATTCCTCTGTTTCTCGGCATGATAAGACGAGATGACTTTTCCCCTTTCACTATGTTCGGTATTGTTCGCTTGCCCGTCTTTTCATTACAAGGTGGAGTTTCTTACTATAATCGGGGTTACAGTGGCTCCCCCACAATAAAGCAGAGAGACAACAAGGTCGGCTGGCCCATATACCACTGAATTAGACAGTGTCCTTCCCCCATATCCCTTTAATATTCCAATCAATGGGCTTAAGGAAAGATTATTTAGATTGGTTAGGAATTATTCGGATCTCGTTAATGTGAGAAAACGTTTTATTGGATACGAATGCTAACCGGTATTTCAATGTAACTAGGGTAGAAGCCGTGTAACTGGCCTGGCTTTACATGATCTGTTTAATGGCCTTCCTGATTAGTGCATGAGGCTCACATCACCACTTCTTTCGAGAGACAGCTACTAAATATCATAGAAGAAAACGTGCGTTAAACCTTGTTTTTTGGCAGGTGAAGAAAACATGGAAGCAAATACAAGAATTGGAAAAACTTGGCCAAACTTTGCAATATCGTCAGACCTTGTTCGATTTGGAAGAACTATCATTGGAATTTTTAGAGAGCATTATAACTGGATTCTCGCCCTATCGTCTTTTGTGGCTAACATGCTTGGATTTTTTAAAGCTCGAAGAAGCCACCATCGGTAATCCATTGATTAATATTGATTTGGAAGATGTCTGGCATTCCATTGAAGAGATACGTAAAGATTTGCATGAGGCACATGCCATATTCTCCGAGAAACCGGAAATTCAAGAAGTAGCTAACTTTTATTTAGCAAAAATTGATGAGTTCGTACCAGTATGGCAGTGTATTAAATGGTTGAAAAATGAGCATTGGCTATTTATGCATTGGCAAGAGCTGTCGAATCGGGGTGGCATGGATATTAAATATTCGCAAGCAATGAATTTTGCATATTTAATACGTAAAGGTATAATGGCTAATTTAGATTTGGTAAATGAAATATCGTCTAAAGCCAAAGAAGAAGCCGATGAATATCAGAAGCAATTAGAAGAAGAGGAACATCGCAAAGAGCGCGAATTACAAGAGCTGTTGATGCGAAAAGCTTTGCGAAAATGTCGTAGGGATATTTTGCTAGATGCGCCTTTGGAGGAGAAAGCAGAAGAACAAAAGCAAGCGgcagctttaaattaaatttatggaTAGCTGATATTGAACAAATGTTAATTGTGGTTTTTTGTCACTACATCGCATATTTAAAGACTAAAACCCTCTATAGCGGTACGTGAACAGAAATTTTATTTACCACTACTGTATATTTATAACGGCTAAAGGTAATACGTTACTAATTGCGCCAATAGGATTAACCTAGCTCCTTTATAGCTAAATTTACGTCAATGCGCTACTACTCTCCTAGCCAATGTaagagccttccgcgatttacaaccagattgactgaattttgtgtgtgttagtgcagtcgggtggcttcatgacacacgtatttgttgtcggctacacgttaatgaaaatcaaaaatttttgattttctcatttgacgctagcttatttgatagtcgcggggtgtgattgacaaaaccagggatgcaccttaacgttaagctaatcgtttatcaaaaaatttccaccgtttccgttgaaacacttcgaaatattatcgataaagaaattatcaagataaattgtatctcgtttttaaccgaaacgaaaagctttcgttaacgttaaaaacgttaacaaaaacgtgatactttatgtttgaattgtgctggcaatgctatagccatggagaAGCCGTAatgtggcaacaacgagcgcacatacacacacaaactctatgtaatttgtttgtgtaattcgttggtggtaatgtcaaaaatactctgagaaatgtttgtactgtcaaaattcatgagaaaagttgcaatcagcttggctaatgctttcacctttaatgactccgccatcaatcagctttgccagcatagtttgaaattaataatcaacataaacgatttgatttcgttttgatatggcagaaaacgaaacgaaatcatttcgttaatttgacgatcttaacgttaataaacgaaacgaaattacttcgtttcgtttattaacgttgattatcgtaacgaaatgatatcgtttcgttggttaagcatgcctggacaaaacgcagtgttgtatttagtttgtgtcgacattcaaaatgaacaagtgcgcggaagaacagcaattcatattaaaatttattgaaaattatcaatgtttagcagctttatggaatgtaaggcttttattattattaaataaaatttttattaatttttttattatttaataaaactgctatagttgcaagtaaaaaaaagtcatcatccgatgacggcatattcacgtccgaacgctacggtttctcaatgcaaatgttgattgatggctttttatttgatagtcgcggggcaagcgtcaaatacccgacacgcacacatacaaaaattcagtcaatctggttgtaaatcgcggaataCTTTAAAGTAAACTTTTACGCTAATACGCGTGTCTCCTAATTATTTCCACAATATTTCTTTCGGGTGCACTTGAGTAAAGAAAGCAGTGTATGCAACCAAGTTGAAGGGGTTTTGATTTAAGATCATGCATCTGAATATCCGgacaatatatataaaaggtgTGGCTAGCAGTTTGTTGATATACCTGCTAACATAAAGACGACATCGTCTCTCCGCAAAAAATTCGTGTATTGCTTGTACCCTTGCGATGCACAGTAGCACGGATGAACAATCTAGGTggacaaaaattacaaatttgaAGTGCAAAAGCCGTTTCATTCCTACtcacatttattttaaaatcaGTTATGAGAGGTGGGGTGTTATAAAGCCATAGGACATTAAGCCATAATGGCTTTATGTCTCAATCCAAACGGACATAAAGCCATAATTTCAATATAAGTCtcatatcaattttattttttgatattttgtgTTGAAAATGCTTTATTTCTTCAAAACTCGTAGGTGATTTAGGTAATTTTTCTTGTTTGATTCGCAGCAAATTCCTACGCATTTTACCATATACAATTAACATCCCCCTGCTTTatgcttttttaaacggttttatttagcttgacttgacaggcaggccgcacggccgcatgcacggccgttgtgaacgaattttgtgattgaaatttaagtaacttccagataagctacaagcttgaaacttggaacccgatgacaatgcaataataagaaaaaaatcgccgctaggtgacgcaaggatggagatattcacaaaaatcgtatttgtggtccgatttggctcatatttgggacacataatacgtacaagaatagaaagcgacctatgaaaaaaatcgccgctaggtggcgcaagggtcgagatattcacaaaattcgcatttgtggtccgatttggctcatatttggaacacataatacatacaagaatagaaagcgacctatgaaaaaaatcgccgctatgtggcgcaaagatcgagatattcaaaaaaattgtatttgtggtccgatttggtccatatttggaacacataatacatatatgaatagaaagcgacctatgatgtccgatttggctcatatttggaacaaatattacatacagtccggtagaagtgacatcaaaatattttggagttggaggagggacaagcatacgtggcgcagagtcgagtaaagtctttggaaggattatgtattgaggacttagattgtaacaaattgtcacgaAAGAgtacttgtaataatgagtcactaaatgaactaaatagaatgagaaataataggcaattaaataaagactaaaaacttgaaaataaaataattaaaaatttttttttaaattaaacggttttattgaaaacaatacttacatgaagtaataataatactaaaagctagaaaataattaggtaggtcctaggtactagtcatcacacttctcatcaatctacggcgttcatcagacaattaaataaaagcgttggacgcctcaaatttctattgatagtcatatataagaacAACTGAACCATAATCAGGCtaagctacgcctcacatttttacacattttcacgcgccaacgctcttatttaattgtctgatgaacgctctagattgatgaggagtgtgatgactagtacctaggacctacctaattattttctagcttttagtattattattacttcatgtaagtattcttttcaatcaaaccgtttaacttaaacaattttttttaattattttattaaagttATCGTCAAACAATTCGCGTACACTTGATATCTTCAAACTTGCAGTTTTAACATcgtatttaattgaatttattagttttaatttttcaaaaatattattttgcgGTCCATGAATATATACCTTGTCCTGTTTACCAATTTTACGACAATATAACGCACTGCTGTACGCACGTGATATATCaaagtatgattggatggttcttgatagaccatccttctccgaccatgcgtatatcagcttcagcatccccctaaagagggtagagaagggcgaaactttagaaaccctaggtcaacaaactggactaaattccagaaacaggtagaaacgagactgggacaacccaaagaggttaccAATGTGGAAGAAccggaggagtctaatgaattcctaacaaggacgcttatgactgcgtataacacagcttgccctctaagaagattcagaggaaaagcaaagccgccatggtggagcaatgagctgagtcttctaagaagacaggtaaaagaaatggttaagctagcaaagaccgcggaaagcgaagcgtctcgggacgagtacagggatctactgaggatctgcaagcgtgaaatttccaaggcgaagagaatctcatggaagtttctgtacggacatagagtgctccagcgaaacatcACGGTTTAGAATAgacctagcaaggggaaatatagtccagggactaataaagaaagagaacggggaatggtcaggtaatagtgaggaatcccttgaggtgcttctcgatacacatttcctatcgggagatggtttagaagagccagcagacagcactcacacttcgatcacggagcgagtagtgccgggcttggtgaccgataccaagatggagtgggcagtgaagacgttttctaagtttaagtcGCCGGgcacagatggtatattcccggccatgctacaagtttcaagtagggcggtcctGGAACGGcttaaataatattcgatgggtgcataagactgaatcatgtaccgcactcttggagaactgctcgtgtagctttcctaccaaatataagaatataaggaatattcttagacattgccggggctttcaataatgtctctaaatgggcgattattgatggtcttaattacattaaagtacatccagccttaagcagatggatcggttgcatgttaaattgcaggaagaatacatcacaatggggattgtacgaggccacgaaatcaatgAACAGGGGAACgctgcagggaggggtgctatcacctcaactgtggacgctggtcatcaaccaactgctcaggcgagtcgataagggacccgtaaaacatacggcttacgcggatgacgttgcaattgtcaaaaGTGGAAAGtttcttccaacgattagcttttTGATTggtcgggcgcttcgggatattcatacctgggcatcaaacgtcggattgaaagtcaacgccgataagacggatatggtcttgtttacaaagaggtacaaggtcccaaatccCTTGAAGCTCCGTGGACGTCCCACTTAGACTGGGTGAAACtgggcgaaggcgagaggtgcacatgatcgaccaagcaggaaaggtgtgggttcaagcg
The DNA window shown above is from Eurosta solidaginis isolate ZX-2024a chromosome 2, ASM4086904v1, whole genome shotgun sequence and carries:
- the sac gene encoding dynein axonemal heavy chain 1 translates to MRRIYSTNIIKHEHTQTEKDDEHKRSKCPPITIERPTEFPQIVITSDALESSKYYIETAQKWLILPGKNGRQHKFPLQTILPKVQMMRTVPKRHLPRDVEVDRRRRQYSKLNLLQMLQDAGVTNEDLMPTEELYYALSENAFKHFLPVSFFDDTDFNTHSPEAWLALGRVEDGCYPLPAKVFLPNGQSLFNYTWQYAAVSAYNKQTHKWTVLGLNEENYFEVPSVQIMFLADNPKVFAQRLKKAVSDRNKAERILKMESIVDCVLLQDLEDDRFMPNKRIDQLMEKVIGKASESFQRQMRTEVCLVFEHLMACYEFEKFVKLMPKEFPIFGDGLIADSLPRAFKSVENIVEAKSVKTFQLNIKYLRYLILRSTIFYNGAGIEAMSNVSSQCQYIETLCLFLTGFVKPVALGDFLQSQQSNSNNVATYLKNFWPQKISAGITLVLRVLGKGWLDISLDKWSVYQMCKISRFILQVKFRMQESMQVLLEKSIENFSTYLVEPCRQFLELPPDYKWTSNYIETEFPYTKPIFYLVIGVSDARKVVYTTTPEDFAPQITEVFKKALEKTSGVRCIEAETLLNLKFAPNLFIETVELIEDLFITRNDLIYRCYTQATLPLNSYASHYERFIDFYLLNAYDFMRRYESVKHSSSEVKNDILEHKRQKQELRDILPAYITIGPFQINVDSMKQLMIKKHIEIIKKLFEYYVQRMWDINEALLDRCVQTHQKISDRPQSIEHLYEIRDFAATVPDVVDQLRADIQIMWLEYEMLDSFFYNLSDTQFSMKWQVYAWPHNIMQRLSTLREEQKNDIEEFRRTHSSECIGFEERLESLNEEIQAFSLIFDPNKVTETAVEVKKTWKQIQELEKLGQTLQYRQTLFDLEELSLEFLESIITGFSPYRLLWLTCLDFLKLEEATIGNPLINIDLEDVWHSIEEIRKDLHEAHAIFSEKPEIQEVANFYLAKIDEFVPVWQCIKWLKNEHWLFMHWQELSNRGGMDIKYSQAMNFAYLIRKGIMANLDLVNEISSKAKEEADEYQKQLEEEEHRKERELQELLMRKALRKCRRDILLDAPLEEKAEEQKQAAALN